The DNA region TGTCCGCACCATGGGTGACCCCCGATGAGGGCATCGCCGGCGGCACCGCCATCATCAGCGTTGGATCCCAGCAGGAGGCACAGGACCTGTCCGTCGTGCTTCGATACGGTTCGCTCCCGATTTCCTTCGAGCGTCTGGATGTGAAGAAGGTCTCCGCCACGCTCGGTTCGGACTCCCTGCAGGCCGGCCTCGTGGCCGGGTTGGGCGGGCTGATTCTGGTGGCGATCGCGGTCGTGTTCTACTACCGGGTTCTCGGTCTCGTGACTGTGCTCGGGATCTCCGTGTTCGGGAGCCTGCTGATCGCCACGATCGGTACTCTCGGACGGGTGCAAGGGTTGACGCTGACGCTGTCCGGAGTCACCGGCATCATCGTGTCGATCGGCATCACCGCCGACTCCTACATCGTCTTCTTCGAACGAATCAAGGAGGAAATTCGCGAGGGTCGGTCGCTGCTCCTCGCCGTCGACGAAGGATTCGCACGGGCGTTCCGTACGATTCTCACCGCAGACACGGTCTCATTCATGGGCGCGTTCCTGCTGTATGCGCTGGCAATCGGCCCCGTCAAGGGATTCGCCCTCTCCCTGGGCATCGCAACCGTCGTCGATGTCATCGTTGCCTACTTCTTCACGAGGAACGTCGTCGGGATCCTTGCCCGCACGGGATTCGGCGAAGGTGGTTGGTTCTCGATCCGCGGCGCTACGGGAGTGGCCCTGGAGGGGAGCACGTCATGAGTACGTTCTCGCGGCTGTACCGGGCTGATACTTCTTTCGATTTCGTCGGCAATGCAAGGCGGTGGCTCATCATCTCAGGGACGATCGTCTTCGTCTCCCTGGCCGGTTTCGTGATCCGCGGACTCAATCTCAATGTGGACTTCGAGGGCGGCGTCATCGTGCAGGTCGCCAACGAAACGAACGCCACGGTGGCCGACATGCGGGCGGCGCTGACCGCGATAGGCCTCGGCGATGCCCGAATCGAGTTCCTGGACTCGCTCGACGGAGCGACTGCCTTTCGTGTACGGACGCCCGCACTCGATGAGGCGCTAGAGAGCGAACTCGTGCACACCGTTGCCGACACCGGCGGCGTCGGTATCGAAGAGACCGACGTTGAGGCGGTCGGGCCGACCTTCGGAGCGGAGATCACGGCACGAGCCATCCAGGCTCTAGTCGTATTCCTGGTGGTCGTGGCGCTCTTCATCGCCTGGCGTTTCGAGTGGAAGATGGCCATGGCCGGGCTTACGGCACTGTTCCACGATCTGATTATCACCTTTGGTGTCTACGCCCTGGTCGGATTCGAGGTGACCCCGGCAACGGTGGTGGCGGTGTTGACGATTCTCGGCTACTCCCTCTACGACACGGTGGTGGTCTTTGACAAGGTCACTGAGAACGTCGAGTCGTGGAGCGACAGCCACACGTACACGGAAATCGTCAACAGGGCCATGAATCAGGTGTTGATGCGCTCCATCAACACGTCTCTGACGAGTCTCTTGCCCGTGGGCTCCCTCCTGTTCGTCGGTTCCTATCTCCTCGGCGCCGCCACCTTGCGTGAGTTCGCGTTGGCGTTGTTCGTGGGAATCGCTGCCGGAACCTATTCGTCCATCTTCGTCGCCTCGCCGCTGCTTGCCGTGTGGAAAGAGAAGGAAGACTATTGGCAGTTGCATCGTCGACGCCTGGAAGGGCGCCGCGAAGCCAAGCTCACCAAGGCGTCGGCCGGCCGGACTTCCGCGCCGCGAGCAGCGCGACCGCCGACGGTGGGTGGAGTCACGCCGAGGCCGCCAAAGAAGCGCAAGAAGCGCTAGCGCACGTACCAGTACCTACTGGCTCGGTGACACGACTTCCGCTCGAGTCTCACGTATGCATGATCCTGGTACCCTCCGACCGTGATTGAAAGCATGCTTCGTTCGCTCATTCGGGATGTTCCCGACTTCCCAGAGCCGGGAGTCATCTTCAAGGACATCACGCCGGCACTGGGAAATGCCGGCGCCCTCGTTGACATCGTTGAGGCGCTCGCCGCTCCCTACATGAATCAGGGGATAACGAAGGTGGCCGGGATCGAGTCACGCGGTTTCATCCTCGCCGCCCCGGTCGCCATGGCGCTGGGAGCCGGGTTCGTCCCGTTGCGCAAGCCGGGCAAACTTCCATACGAAGTCGTGCGAGAAGAGTATTCCTTGGAGTACGGTATCGACGCGCTCGAGATGCACATCGATGCAGTGGAAGCCGCTGATCGGGTCCTGGTGGTCGACGACGTGATTGCCACCGGGGGCACCGCGGCCGCCGCCACCCGACTTCTGAATCGTCCCGGTGCGCATATCGTCGGGATGATCGTCTTGGTCGAGTTGACGTTCCTCAACGGTCGGGAGGCGCTCAATGGACTTCCCATGCGCGCGCTCGTGACGTATGGCGACTGAGGCCGAGCCTCGCACCGACGAAGCTCTCGTCGCAGAAGTCGATCCGATTGTCCGCGTGTTCTCGAAGACCCACCGGGATGTGGACGTAGAACCGATCATCCGTGCCTACGACGTTGCTCACAGGCAGCATATGGGCCAGTTCCGCATGTCGGGCGAGCCCTATATCACCCATCCGCTCGCCGTTGCCCTGGTGCTGGCTGAGTACGGCCTGGATCGCGACACGATCGTCGCCGGGATCCTGCACGATACGGTCGAGGACACCGATCTAACGCTCGATGAGGTAACGAAAGCCTTTGGCTCCGACGTTGCTGCCCTCATCGACGGTGTAACCAAACTCGATCGGGTACGTTTCGATTCCAGAGAGGTGGCCCAGGCGGCCACCATCCGCAAGATGGTCGTTGCCATGGCGCAGGATCTGCGGGTGCTGCTAATCAAACTGACCGATCGCCTACACAATCTGCGAACGATCGATCCACTGTCACCTGAAAAGCAGCAGCGCATCGCCACCGAGTCGCTCGAGGTGTACGCGCCACTAGCCCACCGGCTCGGGGTGCAGGAGATCAAGCACGAGATGGAAGACCGTTGCTTCCAGATCCTCATGCCGGGCCGCTATACGGAGATCGAAGAACAGATCCAGCACAGGGCGCCGCAGCGTGAGGCGTTCATCGAAGAGGCTGTTGAGGCGGTACGTGGCACGCTGGCGGAGTCGGAAATCGGCGCGATCGTCACCGGACGCCCGAAGCACTTCTACTCGATCTACCGGAAGATGGTGACCACCGGGCAACCGTTCGAAGAGATCCATGACCTGATCGGTATCCGGATCATCACCGAGAACGTTCGTGACTGCTATGGAGCGCTGGGCCTGATCCACACCATGTGGCCCCCGGTTCACGGACGGTTCAAAGACTACATCGCTATGCCCAAGTTCAACCTCTATCAGAGCCTGCATACGACCGTGATCGGCCCAGGCGGGAAACCACTCGAGGTGCAGATCCGCTCTAGCGAGATGCACGAGCGGGCCGAGTACGGCATCGCCGCCCACTGGCGCTACAAGGAGGGGGCCGGCTCGGACCTTCCCTGGATGGCCGATCTCAGAATGCTTCAGGAGGACCACGACGATCCGGAGGAGTTCCTCACCCACCTCAAGCTCGACTTGTACGAAGACGAGGTGTTTGTGCTCACGCCGAAAGGCCAGGTCAAGACCTTGCCGCGTGGTTCGACGCCTATCGATTTCGCCTACTCGATCCACACGGAAGTCGGTCATCGATGTTCCGGTGCCAAGGTCAACGGCAGACTCGTCCCGCTCGACACCCGTTTGGAGTCGGGCGACATAGTTGAGGTGATGACCTCGAAGGCGACCGAGGCGGGTCCGAGTCGTGACTGGATGAAGATCGTTCGCACGTCGCGGGCCAAGGCGAAGATCCGTCAATGGTTCTCAAAGGAACGGCGCGATGCGGCACTGGGGGAGGGTCGGGACAAGATTGCCGCCCTCCTCAAGAAGGAGAACTTGGGACTCAATGCGGCCGATCGTGATCGAGCGCTCAAGTTGGTCGCCCAGGACTTAGGTCATGCCGAACTCGACAGCCTGTACGTGGCGGTAGGTGAGGGAGGAAGCAGCGCATCCGCCGTAGTGCACAGAGTCCTTCGGCTGGTTCGACCTGAAGAGTCACTCGATGAAGACCTGCTCGCCCCGCCGAAACCGCGCAGCGAGATCCGGACCGGCCCGGGGATCATCGTCGAGGGACTGGACGACGTGTGGGTCCGCGTCGCCCGCTGCTGCGCGCCCGTGCCCGGCGATGACATCGTCGGTTTTGTCACCGTCGGCAGAGGCGTGTCGGTTCATCGTTCCGATTGCACGAACATCGTGGCGATGGGAGAACGCCGGGAACGGATGATCGAAGTCGCCTGGGCTCCCGAGCGAGTAGGGACGTTTGCGGTGTGGGTCCAGGTCGAGGCTCTCGATCGTTCCGGACTGCTCCGCGATGTCACCACCGCCGTCTCGGATCTCGGGGGAAACATCACGGCCTCGTCTTCGGCCACGGGTCGAGACCGGGTCGCCGTCCTCCGGTACGAGGTCGAGCTCTCTGATCCTGCTCAGGTCGAACGGCTGGTGGAGGACCTGCGCGGCGTTGAGGGCGTATACGACGCGTATCGCCTGGTCCCCGGAGGTTCCGATCGGTAACTAGTCCTCAGGCGGCAGGCGCAGATGACCCGACGGAGTCCTCAAGAGTCACGGCCGTCAATCCGATAACCAGGGCATGGAAGCTTTCCGCTCTCTATGGCGTCGCGATGGCGAGGCAGGTTTCAGCATTCTGGAATCGGTGGTCGCCCTCGTAATCGTATTCGGGTCAATGCTGGTCTTGTTTCGTTCCCTGGACAGTTCGATCCGGGTGGTGAACGAGAGCAGACGGCAGACGGCCGCCATAGCCCTCGCTTCCGAGTTGCTCGAACGGGCCCGCTCGCTCGAATGGGACAACGTCGGCTTGACCGGCGCTAGCAACGATGCCGACTGTCCTACGCCGGTCCCCGCAGACGGTGTAAGCGGTGTCGCCTGTGCCGACTGGGCCACAGAGTTCGGCGTCACGCCGGACGGCTTGGGCGGGTACTTGTTCGAAGGGGAGCGGATTGTCTTTGCCAACGGTCCCACCTTTGACCCGTTTCTCTCGTTCAACGATCAACAGTTGCGTGACAACGTCACCTACGATCGATTCCTCTTCGTCACCCAGCAGACCGATGTCGCCGGTGAGGAGCGCTACCGCAAGATCACTGCCATCGTTCAATGGGACCCGCCCAACGGTTTCCGTCGGGAGATCCGCCAGGTCACCTACGCCTCGGCATTCGAAGCCCCGCCCAGCCCGGTGCTGGATGCCAACGTCGACTTCTTCGGCGGGGCGGTTTCGATCACCGGCTACATGGGGGGAACTTCAGGATGGTTGGACGCCGCCTACGAGCGTCCGCTGCTGATCGACGGCACGTTCTTCCGGGGACCCACCGCGCACGCCCGAGCCACGACGGACTACGTGTCGGCGGCAGACATCGAAGTCAGCTCACCGTCCAGCGAGTGGGTATGGGACGGCGCAGTTGCCGCGTTCCGCAGCAGGATTGATGCAGACGTCTTCACTCTGGCCTCGGATGACCACTTCGGCACCTCCGCCCCGCCGTCTCCGGCCGACACGGTCAACCTGGACCTCGTGCGCTGGCAGGCTCCGGGTGTAGTACCGTCGCCGCCCAACTACATGCTGTTCGGCCTCGAATGGTCGGATGGTGGTGCTGCGCAGAACACCGAAGTGATCAAGGCGGTTGCTCACGCCCAGGACGCGTCCGACGGTCTGCCACTGGTCGAACTCGACGTGAATGGTGCCGGGAGCTTCGGGTTCGGAACTCCCGAATATGGAGCGGCTTTGGCGGCGTCCTACGGAGAGTCCATCGGCTCCTATGACTTCATCCCCGTACACTACGGACGCCTGACGTCCGGCACTGCGCTCGACTACGACGCCAGGATCGATCGGTTCTCCACGACCGACGCTTCCCGCAAGATCGACACGACCTTCAGCCTGGCGTCCCAGGAGGTCTTGTTCCTCTACGACACGGTCCTCGCCAAGAACAGCACCAAGTTCGAGGGGTGGATGAAGGTCGTTTTGCCGTCGGTGTCCGGATCGCTGTCGGCCGGTGAGGCGGCGCTCGCTCCGAGTCTGGTAACCGGCAACGTCACGATCAACGTCTGGGACACCGTGACCAATAACTACGTGACCATCTTCGGGCCGACCAACCTGGCCTCGATGGGGGCGATCCCGCCTGTCGTGAGCTCCACGGCGCCTCTGGTACTGACACCCGGTTCGACGGCAGGTATCCTGAACTGGCCGGACATCTTTGAACAGGTCACGATCGAAGAGCTCAGCGTCAACAATCCCGTTCTCAACCAGGATTTCTACCTAGCGGGAGCCACCGCCGGCGCTCAGATTCAGGTTCCCCCCATTGTGACGGGAACGATTCACTACTACGCCGAGGACACCAAGCTGGCGAGAGTGCTGTTCGACTACACCCTGGTGTTCCAGCTGCCCGGCGTCACCGCCAGTTCCGCCTACATCAACCCGGATCTCTAGATGCACCTCATTCGCCTTCACCGAGCCGACGATGGGGTGACGCTCACCGAGTTGATGGTGGCTCTGTTCCTCATGGTCATTGTGGCGGCAGTGTTCCTTCCGACGATGATCAGCGGAATGAACGCCACGGGGCAAATCACGAATGTGGCCAGGAGCAACGACAACGGCCGTCTGGCTCTCCAACGAATCGACCGGGAATTGCGCGCTGCGGAAGTGATCTGTACACCGGCGCCGGGAGATGCTCCCGGCGATACGCTCAGACTCATCACGCGGGCATACACGGCCGCCAGCACGCCAACCGGTACCCGGGACATCACCTACAGCCTCAACGGTACCAATCTCGAGAAATCGACCGACGGGGGAGCGACATGGACGCCTGTGGTGGAAGGCGTCGTGAATGCCACAGTGGTCGATGACGATTACAACACCGCTCACACGTTGCCGGT from Acidimicrobiia bacterium includes:
- the secF gene encoding protein translocase subunit SecF: MSTFSRLYRADTSFDFVGNARRWLIISGTIVFVSLAGFVIRGLNLNVDFEGGVIVQVANETNATVADMRAALTAIGLGDARIEFLDSLDGATAFRVRTPALDEALESELVHTVADTGGVGIEETDVEAVGPTFGAEITARAIQALVVFLVVVALFIAWRFEWKMAMAGLTALFHDLIITFGVYALVGFEVTPATVVAVLTILGYSLYDTVVVFDKVTENVESWSDSHTYTEIVNRAMNQVLMRSINTSLTSLLPVGSLLFVGSYLLGAATLREFALALFVGIAAGTYSSIFVASPLLAVWKEKEDYWQLHRRRLEGRREAKLTKASAGRTSAPRAARPPTVGGVTPRPPKKRKKR
- a CDS encoding type II secretion system protein, with protein sequence MEAFRSLWRRDGEAGFSILESVVALVIVFGSMLVLFRSLDSSIRVVNESRRQTAAIALASELLERARSLEWDNVGLTGASNDADCPTPVPADGVSGVACADWATEFGVTPDGLGGYLFEGERIVFANGPTFDPFLSFNDQQLRDNVTYDRFLFVTQQTDVAGEERYRKITAIVQWDPPNGFRREIRQVTYASAFEAPPSPVLDANVDFFGGAVSITGYMGGTSGWLDAAYERPLLIDGTFFRGPTAHARATTDYVSAADIEVSSPSSEWVWDGAVAAFRSRIDADVFTLASDDHFGTSAPPSPADTVNLDLVRWQAPGVVPSPPNYMLFGLEWSDGGAAQNTEVIKAVAHAQDASDGLPLVELDVNGAGSFGFGTPEYGAALAASYGESIGSYDFIPVHYGRLTSGTALDYDARIDRFSTTDASRKIDTTFSLASQEVLFLYDTVLAKNSTKFEGWMKVVLPSVSGSLSAGEAALAPSLVTGNVTINVWDTVTNNYVTIFGPTNLASMGAIPPVVSSTAPLVLTPGSTAGILNWPDIFEQVTIEELSVNNPVLNQDFYLAGATAGAQIQVPPIVTGTIHYYAEDTKLARVLFDYTLVFQLPGVTASSAYINPDL
- a CDS encoding prepilin-type N-terminal cleavage/methylation domain-containing protein — encoded protein: MHLIRLHRADDGVTLTELMVALFLMVIVAAVFLPTMISGMNATGQITNVARSNDNGRLALQRIDRELRAAEVICTPAPGDAPGDTLRLITRAYTAASTPTGTRDITYSLNGTNLEKSTDGGATWTPVVEGVVNATVVDDDYNTAHTLPVGTIGVPLFTNDQEAGYPSYGKVITVRLWLDESATDHISPILLTTELSGRNIWVPNGPGC
- a CDS encoding adenine phosphoribosyltransferase codes for the protein MESMLRSLIRDVPDFPEPGVIFKDITPALGNAGALVDIVEALAAPYMNQGITKVAGIESRGFILAAPVAMALGAGFVPLRKPGKLPYEVVREEYSLEYGIDALEMHIDAVEAADRVLVVDDVIATGGTAAAATRLLNRPGAHIVGMIVLVELTFLNGREALNGLPMRALVTYGD
- a CDS encoding bifunctional (p)ppGpp synthetase/guanosine-3',5'-bis(diphosphate) 3'-pyrophosphohydrolase — its product is MATEAEPRTDEALVAEVDPIVRVFSKTHRDVDVEPIIRAYDVAHRQHMGQFRMSGEPYITHPLAVALVLAEYGLDRDTIVAGILHDTVEDTDLTLDEVTKAFGSDVAALIDGVTKLDRVRFDSREVAQAATIRKMVVAMAQDLRVLLIKLTDRLHNLRTIDPLSPEKQQRIATESLEVYAPLAHRLGVQEIKHEMEDRCFQILMPGRYTEIEEQIQHRAPQREAFIEEAVEAVRGTLAESEIGAIVTGRPKHFYSIYRKMVTTGQPFEEIHDLIGIRIITENVRDCYGALGLIHTMWPPVHGRFKDYIAMPKFNLYQSLHTTVIGPGGKPLEVQIRSSEMHERAEYGIAAHWRYKEGAGSDLPWMADLRMLQEDHDDPEEFLTHLKLDLYEDEVFVLTPKGQVKTLPRGSTPIDFAYSIHTEVGHRCSGAKVNGRLVPLDTRLESGDIVEVMTSKATEAGPSRDWMKIVRTSRAKAKIRQWFSKERRDAALGEGRDKIAALLKKENLGLNAADRDRALKLVAQDLGHAELDSLYVAVGEGGSSASAVVHRVLRLVRPEESLDEDLLAPPKPRSEIRTGPGIIVEGLDDVWVRVARCCAPVPGDDIVGFVTVGRGVSVHRSDCTNIVAMGERRERMIEVAWAPERVGTFAVWVQVEALDRSGLLRDVTTAVSDLGGNITASSSATGRDRVAVLRYEVELSDPAQVERLVEDLRGVEGVYDAYRLVPGGSDR